Proteins encoded by one window of Lathyrus oleraceus cultivar Zhongwan6 chromosome 1, CAAS_Psat_ZW6_1.0, whole genome shotgun sequence:
- the LOC127085016 gene encoding homeobox protein knotted-1-like 3 isoform X1: protein MAYHHDHLSHEINFQPFTEEQQLNQSRDMQRLLPFTGAGAGSAPNWLNNAVNLRQQNFLHLQPDTSQNDDGRGIHMMEKSRDRNRTESSNIESEELSQYKADILGHPLYDQLLSAHVSCLRIATPVDQLPRIDAQLQQTQRVVDKYSSLANGVVDEKELDQFMTHYVLLLCAFKEQLQQHVRVHAMEAVMACWELEQSLQSLTGVSPGEGTGATMSDDEDDQAESNANLYEGSLDGGDSLSFGPLVPTESERSLMERVRQELKHELKQGYKSKIVDIREEILRKRRAGKLPGDTTSLLKAWWQSHSKWPYPTEEDKARLVQETGLQLKQINNWFINQRKRNWHTNPSSSTGSKTKRKSSGAGETSNQSFM from the exons ATGGCTTATCATCATGACCACCTATCACATGAAATTAACTTTCAACCATTCACAGAAGAGCAACAGTTAAATCAAAGCAGAGACATGCAAAGGCTACTACCGTTCACCGGCGCCGGAGCTGGATCAGCGCCGAACTGGCTCAACAACGCCGTAAACCTACGGCAACAGAATTTCCTCCACTTGCAACCAGACACATCGCAAAACGACGACGGAAGAGGAATTCACATGATGGAAAAAAGCCGAGATCGAAACCGGACGGAAAGCAGCAACATAGAATCAGAAGAGTTATCACAATACAAAGCAGATATTCTTGGACATCCTCTCTACGATCAGCTTCTATCTGCTCACGTGTCGTGTCTGCGAATCGCTACGCCGGTCGATCAGCTTCCTCGGATCGACGCGCAGCTTCAGCAGACGCAGCGTGTGGTGGATAAGTACTCCTCACTTGCTAACGGTGTTGTAGATGAGAAGGAGCTTGATCAATTCATG ACGCATTATGTTCTCCTGCTTTGTGCTTTTAAAGAACAATTGCAACAGCATGTCCGTGTCCATGCCATGGAAGCTGTTATGGCTTGTTGGGAATTGGAGCAGTCTCTACAAAGCTTGACTG GTGTATCTCCGGGTGAAGGAACTGGTGCAACAATGTCAGACGATGAAGACGATCAAGCAGAGAGCAATGCAAACTTATACGAAGGAAGCCTTGATGGCGGTGATAGTCTCAGCTTTGGTCCACTTGTTCCCACTGAAAGTGAAAGATCTTTAATGGAACGTGTGAGGCAGGAGTTAAAGCATGAGCTAAAACAG GGTTACAAGAGTAAGATTGTGGACATAAGAGAAGAAATTCTACGCAAGAGAAGAGCGGGAAAGCTTCCTGGTGATACCACCTCCCTTTTGAAAGCTTGGTGGCAGTCCCACTCAAAATGGCCTTATCCTACT GAAGAAGACAAAGCAAGGTTGGTCCAGGAAACAGGACTTCAATTAAAGCAAATAAACAACTGGTTCATTAATCAAAGAAAAAGGAATTGGCACACTAATCCCTCATCTTCCACTGGCTCCAAAACAAAGCGCAAGAG CAGTGGCGCAGGTGAAACAAGTAACCAGAGCTTCATGTGA
- the LOC127089247 gene encoding uncharacterized protein LOC127089247: protein MAPPKSSSSKHSKKTQDSTLHPVHELNGPMTVGNQQYVPEPPNEREKECIYKSQVLIPVLVSVVKIPTKKTSVEASPGAAKKPSTKVSRKPPPVQKRKKEEEKEEERVLIEESGDESPEPNPPPPQKKKIKRVSSQRSIVKSAKKDSSSTPTAKLQSKDTESGKSSFNTEIPEKQLAVVGKPTDKNKPKPDSGSALKTVSSMPTFPKDSTKGSTMEMAQTKINPEPEKTLEETVQEEDIPKNDHDTQTVAEFDTTMSEASEDDSPPHPGLNATNKGDDTDMETEVEDDHEEETAKDEDE from the exons ATGGCTCCTCCAAAATCTTCCAGCAGCAAACACTCCAAGAAGACCCAAGATTCAACTCTTCATCCTGTGCACGAGTTGAATGGACCAATGACTGTTGGAAACCAACAGTACGTTCCTGAACCTCCCAATGAGAGAGAGAAGGAATGTATCTATAAATCCCAGGTATTAATTCCTGTTCTTGTTTCTG TCGTAAAGATCCCTACCAAGAAAACCTCCGTCGAAGCGTCACCAGGTGCTGCTAAGAAACCTTCGACAAAG gtaagtcgaaagCCCCCACCAGtccaaaaaagaaagaaagaagaggagaaagaagaggaGAGAGTTCTCATTGAAGAATCTGGTGATGAATCTCCAGAGCCAAACCCCCCTCCTCCTCAGAAGAAGAAAATCAAGAGggtctcttcccaaagatccATTGTTAAGTCAGCTAAAAAAGATTCTTCAAGTACTCCAACTGCCAAACTTCAGTCGAAGGATACAGAGAGTGGGAAATCTAGTTTTAATACTGAGATTCCTGAG AAACAATTGGCTGTCGTAGGAAAACCTACAGATAAAAACAAACCAAAACCTGATAGTGGTTCTGCTCTCAAAACTGTCAGCTCGATGCCCACTTTTCCGAAGGATTCGACAAAAGGATCAACAATGGAGATGGCGCAGACAAAAATTAATCCTGAACCTGAGAAAACTCTGGAAGAGACAGTCCAAGAAGAAGATATCCCCAAAAATGATCATGACACGCAAACTGTAGCAGAATTCGACACTACAATGAgtgaagcttctgaagatgattctcctcctcatccaggattaaATGCTACAAATAAGGGCGATGACACTGACATGGAAACTGAGGTCGAAGATGACCATGAAGAAGAAACTGCTAAAGATGAGGATGAGTAG
- the LOC127085016 gene encoding homeobox protein knotted-1-like 3 isoform X2, whose translation MAYHHDHLSHEINFQPFTEEQQLNQSRDMQRLLPFTGAGAGSAPNWLNNAVNLRQQNFLHLQPDTSQNDDGRGIHMMEKSRDRNRTESSNIESEELSQYKADILGHPLYDQLLSAHVSCLRIATPVDQLPRIDAQLQQTQRVVDKYSSLANGVVDEKELDQFMTHYVLLLCAFKEQLQQHVRVHAMEAVMACWELEQSLQSLTGVSPGEGTGATMSDDEDDQAESNANLYEGSLDGGDSLSFGPLVPTESERSLMERVRQELKHELKQGYKSKIVDIREEILRKRRAGKLPGDTTSLLKAWWQSHSKWPYPTEEDKARLVQETGLQLKQINNWFINQRKRNWHTNPSSSTGSKTKRKSGAGETSNQSFM comes from the exons ATGGCTTATCATCATGACCACCTATCACATGAAATTAACTTTCAACCATTCACAGAAGAGCAACAGTTAAATCAAAGCAGAGACATGCAAAGGCTACTACCGTTCACCGGCGCCGGAGCTGGATCAGCGCCGAACTGGCTCAACAACGCCGTAAACCTACGGCAACAGAATTTCCTCCACTTGCAACCAGACACATCGCAAAACGACGACGGAAGAGGAATTCACATGATGGAAAAAAGCCGAGATCGAAACCGGACGGAAAGCAGCAACATAGAATCAGAAGAGTTATCACAATACAAAGCAGATATTCTTGGACATCCTCTCTACGATCAGCTTCTATCTGCTCACGTGTCGTGTCTGCGAATCGCTACGCCGGTCGATCAGCTTCCTCGGATCGACGCGCAGCTTCAGCAGACGCAGCGTGTGGTGGATAAGTACTCCTCACTTGCTAACGGTGTTGTAGATGAGAAGGAGCTTGATCAATTCATG ACGCATTATGTTCTCCTGCTTTGTGCTTTTAAAGAACAATTGCAACAGCATGTCCGTGTCCATGCCATGGAAGCTGTTATGGCTTGTTGGGAATTGGAGCAGTCTCTACAAAGCTTGACTG GTGTATCTCCGGGTGAAGGAACTGGTGCAACAATGTCAGACGATGAAGACGATCAAGCAGAGAGCAATGCAAACTTATACGAAGGAAGCCTTGATGGCGGTGATAGTCTCAGCTTTGGTCCACTTGTTCCCACTGAAAGTGAAAGATCTTTAATGGAACGTGTGAGGCAGGAGTTAAAGCATGAGCTAAAACAG GGTTACAAGAGTAAGATTGTGGACATAAGAGAAGAAATTCTACGCAAGAGAAGAGCGGGAAAGCTTCCTGGTGATACCACCTCCCTTTTGAAAGCTTGGTGGCAGTCCCACTCAAAATGGCCTTATCCTACT GAAGAAGACAAAGCAAGGTTGGTCCAGGAAACAGGACTTCAATTAAAGCAAATAAACAACTGGTTCATTAATCAAAGAAAAAGGAATTGGCACACTAATCCCTCATCTTCCACTGGCTCCAAAACAAAGCGCAAGAG TGGCGCAGGTGAAACAAGTAACCAGAGCTTCATGTGA